One Polypterus senegalus isolate Bchr_013 chromosome 10, ASM1683550v1, whole genome shotgun sequence DNA segment encodes these proteins:
- the cldni gene encoding claudin i → MPSTGIQLMGMALAIVGWIAAIISCALPMWRVTAFIGSNIVTAQTIWEGLWMNCIVQSTGQMQCKVYDSMLALSQDLQAARALTVISVLVTILAIFAGIVGGKCTNCVEDETVKARISLVSGVIFIIAGILFLIPVCWSANTIIRDFYNPLVTEAQKRELGAALYIGWAAAALLVLGGGLLCCSCPAKREQYSARYTAAASHPRSEYPNKNYV, encoded by the coding sequence ATGCCTTCGACTGGCATTCAGCTAATGGGAATGGCTCTGGCCATAGTGGGCTGGATCGCGGCCATCATCTCCTGCGCCCTCCCAATGTGGCGGGTCACCGCGTTCATCGGCAGTAACATCGTTACAGCGCAGACCATCTGGGAGGGCTTGTGGATGAACTGCATCGTCCAGAGCACCGGGCAGATGCAATGCAAGGTCTACGACTCCATGCTGGCCTTGAGTCAGGATCTGCAGGCAGCTCGGGCGCTCACGGTCATCTCTGTTCTGGTCACCATCCTCGCCATCTTCGCCGGCATCGTGGGGGGCAAGTGCACCAACTGCGTGGAGGACGAAACCGTCAAGGCGCGCATCAGCCTGGTGTCGGGCGTGATCTTCATCATTGCTGGTATCCTCTTCCTCATTCCAGTCTGCTGGTCGGCCAACACCATCATCCGTGACTTTTACAACCCACTGGTGACCGAAGCACAGAAACGCGAGCTGGGGGCGGCACTCTACATCGGCTGGGCTGCTGCGGCTCTGCTGGTACTCGGTGGGGGTCTGCTCTGCTGTTCCTGCCCTGCCAAACGGGAGCAATACTCCGCCCGGTACACCGCAGCAGCTTCCCATCCGCGTTCGGAATACCCGAACAAGAACTACGTCTGA